The Vicia villosa cultivar HV-30 ecotype Madison, WI unplaced genomic scaffold, Vvil1.0 ctg.005758F_1_1, whole genome shotgun sequence DNA window aaaacttcacaacagtagaaagcatgtcatgacaccagatttgacaagatagaaacacaatgagttttaccaaaaattacagccaatcaacaacatctacaaactccccctttggcaaatttttggctaaaacactaatagatgTAACCAAATAGATATCAGAGCATAcacagcagccaacaacagaaaaataaattctgtaagcaAACAACAGCATCTTGATTAATCACCAGAAAACCAGAAAACATCTACTTAATCAACTGTTACagaaaccacttgtcattgtcaGGGAGAACCAGGGAACAcccaaaataaagaaaacaacaaaaaaacaaccaTGTCCATCAGCCAACAAGAAAAACCAAAAGACcaccaaaacaacaaaacaaccaccattaacaacaaaacaaccaccattactccccctttttagccacaaaaggagccaaaacaCAATCAAAATCAGAGCTAATCATCAGACCCATCACTGTCTTCATCACTAGAGCCACCAGGATTGTCATCACTTGAGCTACTAGTCTCTGCAGCAGCATCACTACTCCCACTTTCAGCACCCTCAGCTTCAGCATCCTCAGCCTCTTCCTCAGCCTCTTCCTCAGCACCTTTGTCTTCATCCATATTGTCACCATCCCTCTCACCAGCAAGGTCATCATCTGtagactgctcaagactttgGATGAGCTTTTCAAGTTTTAGCTTCCTGTTGTCCAACTCTTGACAAGTCTCTTTCAGCTCAGCAATAAGAAGGGCTTTGTTCACAGACTTGCTGGGTtgtgatgtcccagcagatgtcaTGTCATCAGACCTCtgaagcagcttgtagtgaaaagaCAAAGCACTCTCCCTCTTACATACAGAATCTTTACTTTTCAGAATTCCAGGGTGTTTCTTGAGGATTATCCCACATATCAGAGATGGGAAAGCAATGGGAAGCTTGGTAGCAGAGGTACCAACATGCCTCATAGTTTGATCAAATATGTAAGTCCCATAGTCAAATTTTGTCTTGGTTCCCACAGCATATATGAATCTTCCTAggccaacagcaatggtagaaGTGTGATTGGTAGGCACCCAGTTAGCAGCACCAATCTTGTGCAGCAATGCATACCTGACATTAAGAGAACTAGCAGACAGTTTGCTCTTTATGGGCCACTTCTTAACCTTACCACCAGTGATTACCTTGCACACCTCATTATCagtcacttcaagctcaggttgagcctcaGCATCTCTACCTAGATATAGGTTGATAACAGCAGGGGAAAAATCTATACACTTTCTTCTAACATACACCTTATGAAAATCATCAGTTCTTCCATCACAACAATCTTGAGACAAATTCACAATAAATtccttcacaagcatttcataacaCTTTGAAAAATGAGTAACAGTTTTAATCAAACCTGCAGACTTGATGAGCTTCATGACCTCTTGACATTCCTGAGCATCATTAGCTAATTCTCTTTCTAgagccagccttctttgataaacaaacttccactggatagcatttgaagcatagtgcaagtaaatgttgtccaaaggaacatcacgaacctttgtggaggattttgtgacagcaatcttcttctttgatggaatgtcagggacatcacttaagACATCATCTTCAGGGGCAGAAAcacttctttccttcctcttcttcactgCAGTCTTGCTCCCAGTGGTTGAAGGTTCAGCAGGGACCTTCTTGATCTTCTTTATAGTGACCTTCTTTTGAGGAGTAACTTGAGGAGTAGCTTGAGGTTTGGAAAAATCTTGATCACAAACCTGTTTTCCCTTACGAGTCTTGACTCTATGAGAGATGCTAGAGATGAGCTCATCATCAGCAATGTCAATAGAATCATCCAGATCATCCAGATTCACCACATCATGCACAGTAGGGCCTTCATTAAGGGTTTCTTtagaaggagcaacaggaaccttttcAGCTTTCTCAGGTTCAAGAATCTCAGCATCTTTAGTACCAGATGtttcaacattgatagcttcagatgtctcaacatctttggCACCAGGGGTCTTCTCATCATTGTTGtcaacagatgtctcaacatcaccCTGATCTTTGCTAGCATCATCTTGACCATCTTGATCATCTTTGCTGTTCTCAGAGGCAGGAatttgggctagaggaacagatATTCCATCAACCTggtgcccttcattcaagattcttgtgACAATACCTGCGATCGCATTGTGAACATAAGCAGAGCCCTCTCTACCTTGAACAGAAaaagtttctggaacagattcaccagttgattttcttgcatgcatctttcttggtggATTACGAACAGGATCGGTAGCAGGAACAgagttcaatggcacaacatTCAACACAACATCTTGATCACTCACCACATTGGGTGCCCTAGATcctgatgctgtttcagaggAAGGAGACGATTTCTTTGAGGGAGAACTCTGAGACATGATGAGAGAAAATAGAATGCTGGGTAAAGGTTTGTGAATGCAGAGACACAGAGAGGTAGCGTGAGTGTTGAGGATAGGTTTTGGGGGAATGGAAACCGTTTGGGCAAATTGTAAAAGggggggaaaatacactttaatgtgtaatgatagcaaatatttggagagagaaataatgttggccccacacccaattaattgctataatccttcacaaagacaaatgcctagtttacttcttagattttcaaattgatttgcatccaaggcttttgtgaaaatgtcagccAGTTGAAgatttgtagcaacatgttccaaggcaaTTATTTTATCCTCATAAAGATCTCTAATGTAgtggtgtctaatatcaatgtgcttggtcctgctgtgctgaatgggattctttgaaatgttaatggcacttaagttgtcacaatataatgtcatgacatcttgtgtgacattgtattctgttaacatttgtttcatccaaacaagctgagagcaactacttcctgctgcaatgtattctgcctctacAGTGGATAaagacacacaattttgtttcttgctgaaccatgaaataagattattccccaagaagaaacatcctcctgaagtactttttctgtcatcagcacttccagcccaatctgcatcacaatatccagtgagaataggttcacacccatgagagtagagcattccatactcacaagtaccattcacatatttcaggatcctcttgatTTGGTTGATATGACTGATCTTGGGGtctgcttgatacctagcacacaccccaacagcaaaagcaatatcaggtctactggctgtgagatacagcaggcttcctatcatgcttctgtataaactttgatcaacactggttcccttttcatctttggacaattTTAAGTGAGTAGGAGCTGGTGTTCTTTTGTGagtagcattttccattccaaactttttaacaatgtttttagcatacttactctgagagagaaagattgagtcttccatctgtttaacttgcagcccaagaaaataagttaattctccaactaggctcatttcaaattctgattgcatctgatcaacaaaatgtctagtcatcttgtctgacatcccaccaaacacaatatcatccacatagatttgagcaatcaggatcttccctccttcatctttaacaaaaagagttttatctatccctcctttcctgtacccattactagtaagaaactcagttagtctctcataccaagctctaggggcttgtttcaggccataaagagcttttcttagtttgtacacatagtcaggatggtttggatcagcaaaacctttaggttgctccacataaacttcctcattcaagtatccattcaaaaaggcactcttcacatccatctggtataatttgaattttagaatacaagcaactcctagcagtaatctaattgactcaagtctagcaacaggagcaaaggtttcatcaaagtcaattccttcaacttgagtgtatccttgagcaactagccttgctttgtttcggATAACAattcccagttcatctgacttgttcttgtaaacccattttgttccaatgacattagtacctttaggtcttggtaccagctcccatacttcattcctttcaaactgacctaattcttcctgcatggcattaatccagaactcatctgttaatgcttccttaacattcttaggttcgatttttgacacaaaacaagagtttgaagctagttctcttgaccttgtagtaactccactgttgagatctcctataataagttcactaggatgatctttttgaactcttatagatagactcttgttaggaggttcagtctcagactctgtgatagtaggactgcaatcatcttctcttgtagatcCTTTAGCTGTGatatcccagaatgttccgacatcttttgtgacatctgcttgattgtggacatcatcaaccacaacatttatggactccattattactctggttcttgagttgaacactctataggctctactgtttgtagagtagcccagaaagatcccttcatcactcttggaatccatcttccttctgtgatctctatcagcaagaatgtaacacttactaccaaacacatggaagtatttgacagtgggttttcttcccttccagatctcatatagtgtggtagaggttccttttcttaaggtaactctattatggacataacaagcagtattcatggcttcagcccagaagtagataggaagattcttagcatggatcatagctctggctgattcttgaatggttctattttttctttcaacaaccccattttgctgtggagtaataggtgatgaaaattcatgatgtattccttcagaggagcagaactcagcaaacttttgattctcaaattcctttccatgatcacttctaattctcacaacaccattttctttttctctttgaattctttgacacaggtccttgaaaacatcaaacacatctgacttttctctgatgaagtttacccaagtgtatctggagtagtcatccacaaccacataagcatatttctttcctccaagactttccatttgcattggtcccatcaagtccatatggagcagttcaagaactctggaagtggtcagatgtttaacctttggatgtgatatcctggtttgttttcctacctgacattcaccacatattctcccttcatcaatttgtagattaggaattcctctcacagcttccagagaaataatccttttcatacctcttagatgaaggtggccaagtttttggtgccacagctttgcttcttcttctttagaacatacagttgagtagctggattcatgggacacccacaagtagcagttatctttagatctgactcccctcattactacttccttttcttcattagtaaccacacactcagctttagtgaagttgacttggtatccttggtcacagagttggcTGATGCTTATGAGGTTAGCAGTCAAccctttgaccaacaaaacaccttctaaatttggcactcctgaacagtctagttttccaactcctttgatttctcctttagctccatcaccaaaggttacatagctagtagagtgattcttgatatcaacaagcagattcttgattccagtcatgtgtctggaacatccactgtcaaaataccaatcttctttggctgaaactctaagagatgtatgggctattaaagccatatttttaggtttccattgttgcttctggatgggcatgatctgcttaggtttgtagtaaggatcttgatctgggtatccatataatctgaagcaaaagggcttaatgtgtccaaatcttccacagtagtgacatctccatctttgaaactttttcttcattccacttttgtcttgatgttgagtcacatgttttgacattggtttcaacatctcagcttcaggtttagctCTGCTATTATCTTGGGAatgtttctttgcaccaacaaatcctatactagacatatctcctgaactttttccaatctgcaaaatctcctccaacatattcgagccactgttcaacatttttacagattttgacatctgataaAGCTTGGATTGTAACATGATAATTTCACTGTTTAGTTCAGATCTAGTTTTACTAAgtcctttgttatcagcctccaactgaactatgtatttcttctgcttttcaccttgttgacaaacttcagcacttctgatacacagctttctgtaggaggctgccagttcttcaaaggttagctcatcttcactagagtctTCATCAGAATTACAAAccccagtaagggctgtgacatgtttggctaattcttcttcaaaatcactctcagactcttcatcagaccaggagactgacaatactttcttttgtttcttgagataagtaggacattcagctctaatatgtccatacccttcacatccatgacattgaatccctttgctgtgattgtacttttcttctggttttgctcttctgccagagtcataagatctgcTGGTGTCTGATGAGATGTTCTtggcattaggtcttggcttctgatccattcttctcattattttgttgaattgtttaccaagcatagctatagattcagatagattctcttctctattttcctctgcttcttcttgagagttggac harbors:
- the LOC131642754 gene encoding uncharacterized protein LOC131642754, yielding MSQSSPSKKSSPSSETASGSRAPNVVSDQDVVLNVVPLNSVPATDPVRREGSAYVHNAIAGIVTRILNEGHQVDGISVPLAQIPASENSKDDQDGQDDASKDQGDVETSVDNNDEKTPGAKDVETSEAINVETSGTKDAEILEPEKAEKVPVAPSKETLNEGPTVHDVVNLDDLDDSIDIADDELISSISHRVKTRKGKQVCDQDFSKPQATPQVTPQKKVTIKKIKKVPAEPSTTGSKTAVKKRKERSVSAPEDDVLSDFVYQRRLALERELANDAQECQEVMKLIKSAGLIKTVTHFSKCYEMLVKEFIVNLSQDCCDGRTDDFHKVYVRRKCIDFSPAVINLYLGRDAEAQPELEVTDNEVCKVITGGKVKKWPIKSKLSASSLNVRYALLHKIGAANWVPTNHTSTIAVGLGRFIYAVGTKTKFDYGTYIFDQTMRHVGTSATKLPIAFPSLICGIILKKHPGILKSKDSVCKRESALSFHYKLLQRSDDMTSAGTSQPSKSVNKALLIAELKETCQELDNRKLKLEKLIQSLEQSTDDDLAGERDGDNMDEDKGAEEEAEEEAEDAEAEGAESGSSDAAAETSSSSDDNPGGSSDEDSDGSDD